The sequence below is a genomic window from Bradyrhizobium septentrionale.
AATCTTCGTTACAGCGGGCGCGCGTTGTGTTCCCGAATCTGTGATCAGGATCACTGCTCCGAGGCGTGAATCGCAAGACTGTCACGAATGCGGGTTCTTCGAGGAACACTGAAATGATCGTCAACATTCAGAAGCTTAATGGCCTGTGGCACCTCATCGTCGGGTCGTGCAAGATCCGAACTCCGTTTCTGGAGACTCAGGACCGGGAGTCGGTCGTCGCCTACGCCCGGCGCGTCTACCCCGGCGCCAAGGTCTTCGAACGCGACTGATCCTGGCTGCGACGTCCCACAGTTCACGCCCCAGAAAGAAGCCCCGGAGCGCGCTCCGGGCTTTTGCATTTTGTAGGGATTAGCGAAGCGTAGTCCGCCATGCTTCCGCACGACGCGGCGGATGACGCCTTCGGCACATCACCGCAGCGCCGACACCACGATCAGGCCGAGGATCAGCGCGGTTACGGAATACTTCAGCGTGTAGTGCACGTTCCGATTCCACTCCTTGACCTTGCGGCTGGCGAGATGGAGCTCGTAGAGCTTGCCGAACACCTTGTTCAGCGCGCCGACATGCTCGCCGTCGACGTTCTGGGTGGCCGACGCCTTGACGATGTTGTGGCTGACCCAGCGGTTCATCCTGGTCATGAAGCCGTACTTCATCGGGCGCTCGACGTCGCAGAACAGGATGATGCGGTTGACGTCGGTCTTGTTCTCGGCGCTGTGGATGAAGGTCTCGTCGAACATGAAGGCCTCGCCGTCGCGCCAGACGCATTCGACGCCGTCGACCAGGATGCGGCACTCATTCGAGTTCGGCGTCACCAGGCCGAGGTGATAGCGCAGCGAGCCGGCGAAGGGATCGCGATGCGCCCCGAGCCTGCCGCCGGGCGGCAGCATCGCGAACATCGCGCCGTGCACGTTCGGAATCGAGTTCAGCAGCTCCACCGTCTTCGGGCACAGCGTGCGCGCCGACGGCAAGAAGTCGTCGTACCATTTCAGATAGAAGCGCTTCCAGCCGCTCTTGAAGAAGGAGTAGAAGCCCCAGTCGTTGTTCTTGGCGGCGGCACGGATGAAGCCATCGTCGAACAGGCGGGTCGCCTCGTCGCGAATGGTCTCCCAATTGTCGGAGAGCTTCTTCAGCTCGGGAAACTGCTCGACCGGGATCACAGGCGTGTTTGCTACGGCCGAGCCCGCATACATCAGCACATTGTAAGGCGCGAGGTAGGTCGAATGGTCGCCGAGCTGGCGGGCGAGGCGCAACCGCTGCTTGCCGCGGAAGTGAACGTAGAGCGTAGAGGCCACCAGCACGTAGAGAGGGACGAGCTGCGGCGCGAAGAGCTGTCTCAACATGATCCG
It includes:
- a CDS encoding aspartyl/asparaginyl beta-hydroxylase domain-containing protein — its product is MLRQLFAPQLVPLYVLVASTLYVHFRGKQRLRLARQLGDHSTYLAPYNVLMYAGSAVANTPVIPVEQFPELKKLSDNWETIRDEATRLFDDGFIRAAAKNNDWGFYSFFKSGWKRFYLKWYDDFLPSARTLCPKTVELLNSIPNVHGAMFAMLPPGGRLGAHRDPFAGSLRYHLGLVTPNSNECRILVDGVECVWRDGEAFMFDETFIHSAENKTDVNRIILFCDVERPMKYGFMTRMNRWVSHNIVKASATQNVDGEHVGALNKVFGKLYELHLASRKVKEWNRNVHYTLKYSVTALILGLIVVSALR